From Pseudanabaena sp. PCC 6802, one genomic window encodes:
- a CDS encoding serine/threonine protein kinase translates to MDSPLPTNPWIGRTVGDRNRYRINACLGGGGMGEVFLAVDTLLGQDVAIKMLKERLVSTADLRKRFEREVLLCAAIKSDNVVQVKDYGVTAEGYPYYVMEYLRGQTLGQLLRQEKRLSRARSAYIIHQVCAGLHLAHQGVVMWHDGNADSERVKIIHRDLKPENIFLVPTSLGELVKILDFGIAKIANNHFFATNTGMFMGTFQYAAPEQLEVRKDLNERADIYSLGVILYEMLSGTDPFGCSQAQDDSGLCWVRAHISEQPIPLRSQPGCEQLPVQLEAAVMRCLQKSPRDRFASVKELDKAVQDAIGLHLDPGSIAVGISPISHLPQSFTHEEKAPSDPTVLSHLQGETIAEHHGHAETRPEQTLTEISLKRLETLLAKFIGPIAPVLLKQELAASHHFTELVERLRDRVPAKSQKEFQSLSMDILGMGAYPPTVIQNQKTRPSESEITPAFTPALRDRPVDEHFIHRCEQELADLIGPMARLIVQRSLKQKNSVPDLIEEIVQQIPSTQAANEFRRRVAS, encoded by the coding sequence ATGGACAGCCCATTGCCTACAAATCCCTGGATTGGTCGTACGGTAGGCGATCGCAATCGCTATCGCATCAATGCTTGCCTTGGCGGTGGCGGTATGGGGGAGGTCTTCCTAGCTGTAGATACGCTTCTAGGGCAGGATGTTGCGATCAAAATGCTCAAAGAAAGACTAGTTTCTACAGCAGATCTGAGGAAACGCTTCGAGCGCGAAGTTTTACTGTGTGCGGCAATTAAAAGCGATAACGTCGTTCAGGTTAAAGATTATGGCGTGACGGCTGAAGGTTATCCCTATTACGTGATGGAATATTTAAGGGGGCAAACTCTAGGTCAACTCCTGCGTCAGGAAAAGAGATTATCAAGGGCTCGCAGTGCCTACATCATACATCAGGTGTGTGCGGGGCTGCACTTAGCCCATCAAGGTGTGGTGATGTGGCACGATGGCAACGCTGATAGCGAGCGCGTAAAAATCATTCACCGCGATTTAAAGCCTGAGAATATTTTCCTCGTTCCCACCAGCCTGGGTGAATTAGTCAAGATTCTGGATTTTGGGATTGCCAAAATTGCCAATAACCATTTCTTTGCCACCAATACTGGTATGTTCATGGGCACATTTCAATATGCTGCCCCCGAGCAACTAGAAGTGCGCAAAGATCTCAACGAACGCGCCGATATTTACAGCCTGGGTGTCATACTCTACGAAATGTTGAGCGGCACCGATCCATTTGGTTGTTCTCAAGCACAGGACGATAGCGGTTTGTGCTGGGTGCGCGCGCATATCTCCGAGCAACCCATACCCTTGCGATCGCAGCCCGGTTGCGAACAACTACCAGTGCAACTGGAAGCCGCCGTCATGCGCTGCTTGCAAAAATCTCCCCGCGATCGCTTTGCCTCCGTCAAAGAATTGGATAAGGCCGTCCAAGATGCCATAGGCTTGCACTTAGATCCCGGTAGTATAGCTGTGGGTATTTCGCCTATCTCACATCTGCCTCAAAGTTTTACGCATGAAGAAAAAGCCCCGAGCGACCCGACGGTCTTGTCGCATTTGCAAGGAGAAACTATTGCCGAGCACCACGGCCATGCCGAAACGCGGCCAGAGCAAACTCTAACAGAAATCTCGCTGAAGAGATTAGAGACGCTGCTAGCTAAGTTTATTGGTCCGATTGCTCCTGTATTGCTCAAACAAGAACTTGCAGCTAGCCATCATTTCACCGAATTGGTGGAGCGCCTGCGCGATCGCGTACCCGCAAAGTCCCAAAAGGAATTTCAATCTTTAAGTATGGATATATTAGGCATGGGAGCTTACCCGCCCACTGTGATCCAGAACCAAAAAACTCGACCATCAGAATCGGAAATTACACCTGCCTTCACGCCGGCCTTAAGAGATCGTCCTGTTGACGAGCACTTCATCCACCGCTGCGAGCAAGAACTAGCCGATCTGATTGGCCCAATGGCACGCTTGATCGTGCAGCGATCTCTAAAACAAAAGAACTCGGTACCGGATTTGATTGAAGAGATCGTCCAACAAATTCCCAGTACGCAAGCCGCGAATGAGTTTCGCAGACGGGTGGCG
- a CDS encoding adenylate/guanylate cyclase domain-containing protein: MPYLVSTDGGVDGRVTKLKAGLNSIGRQPGNSIVHQHMSLSRQHAQILVTDQSVTLTDLNSRNGTFVNDVRVQECELHDKDLIRCGDIMFRFADNLVTDPRLNIAKQVSPDSNRVMISSLLNQQSSLHASRVLKISPLDSSERALAKLQILLEVGKQLSFPEDPDKLLAKILDLLFDIMEVDRSAILMVNEQTGQLESKAFKHRAGLETDDDYHFYSTQITSFVLAHGDAILTKDAQIDERFDSSASVVGLSIRASMCVPLKPKDEIIGLLYVDNLSTSNAYSDEDLEFLTALANQAAIAIENARLYKQIEMEAVTRAKFERFFPQSVSKKIREEGTLEIVDTEVTALFSDISAFTELSSVLEPRQIIAMLNDYFQVVVEDIVFEYEGTLEKYIGDALLAVWGAPYQKTDDADRAVRAAIAMQRAVCDLSTRWLQERNFGIQVHIGINTGRVAAGNIGSPKLIQYATIGDTTNVTSRICNVAQANEIVISQSTLDRLIERNLPLIKLPPVNVKGKSEALQLYRLDWQQLRS; encoded by the coding sequence ATGCCATACCTAGTTAGCACCGACGGTGGCGTTGATGGCAGAGTTACCAAGCTGAAAGCAGGACTGAATAGTATTGGTCGCCAGCCTGGCAACAGCATAGTCCACCAACATATGAGTCTTTCCCGACAACACGCTCAGATTTTAGTTACGGACCAGAGCGTTACTCTGACCGACCTCAATAGTCGTAACGGTACATTTGTTAACGATGTCAGGGTGCAGGAATGCGAACTGCATGATAAAGACCTGATTCGCTGCGGCGATATCATGTTTAGATTTGCTGACAATCTAGTCACCGATCCCAGGCTGAATATTGCCAAGCAAGTTTCGCCAGACTCCAATCGCGTCATGATTAGCTCTCTGCTCAACCAGCAAAGCAGTCTCCACGCCAGTAGAGTATTGAAGATTAGCCCTCTGGATTCTAGCGAACGCGCCCTCGCTAAGCTGCAAATTTTACTAGAGGTGGGCAAGCAACTCTCGTTCCCTGAAGATCCAGATAAGCTCTTGGCGAAAATCCTCGATTTACTATTTGACATCATGGAGGTCGATCGCTCTGCAATCCTGATGGTGAACGAGCAGACTGGGCAGTTAGAGAGCAAGGCATTTAAGCACAGGGCTGGTTTGGAAACCGACGACGACTATCACTTTTACAGCACGCAAATTACTAGTTTTGTGCTCGCGCATGGCGATGCCATTTTGACCAAAGATGCCCAGATTGACGAACGATTCGACAGTTCCGCATCGGTGGTAGGTCTATCAATTCGCGCTTCTATGTGCGTGCCGCTCAAGCCCAAAGATGAAATTATCGGCCTTTTGTATGTTGATAACCTATCCACATCCAATGCCTATTCCGACGAGGATCTAGAATTCCTCACAGCGCTTGCCAATCAAGCAGCGATCGCCATTGAAAACGCACGGCTATACAAGCAGATTGAAATGGAAGCCGTGACGCGCGCCAAATTCGAGCGCTTTTTCCCCCAATCGGTTAGCAAAAAAATTAGAGAAGAAGGCACTCTGGAAATCGTTGATACTGAGGTAACAGCCCTATTCTCGGATATTAGCGCTTTTACGGAACTATCGTCAGTGCTGGAACCGCGCCAGATAATTGCCATGCTGAACGATTACTTTCAGGTGGTAGTAGAAGACATCGTATTTGAGTACGAAGGTACGCTAGAGAAGTATATTGGCGATGCTTTACTAGCAGTATGGGGCGCTCCGTATCAAAAAACAGACGATGCGGATCGAGCGGTAAGGGCGGCGATCGCGATGCAAAGAGCTGTATGCGATCTCAGTACGCGCTGGCTCCAAGAACGCAATTTTGGCATTCAAGTTCACATTGGGATCAATACAGGTAGAGTGGCGGCTGGCAATATTGGTTCGCCCAAATTAATTCAATACGCCACGATCGGCGATACTACAAATGTCACCAGTCGGATCTGTAATGTGGCGCAGGCTAATGAAATAGTGATTTCTCAGTCTACGCTCGATCGCCTGATCGAACGCAACCTCCCCTTGATAAAACTACCACCAGTCAACGTGAAAGGGAAATCGGAAGCATTGCAGCTTTATAGACTAGATTGGCAGCAACTGCGATCGTAA